Proteins encoded together in one Telopea speciosissima isolate NSW1024214 ecotype Mountain lineage chromosome 4, Tspe_v1, whole genome shotgun sequence window:
- the LOC122657942 gene encoding uncharacterized protein LOC122657942: MQAAKVYRHLLKAVKKHIGKEEYKRHFRDFITQVFPKSSALSDPLATQQKLNLAHDYTFLLNSVHHQKDLLFSYNIAVDRSDEMKRLLGKSAASVGLKIPDVYQP; this comes from the exons ATGCAAGCTGCTAAGGTCTATCGCCACCTTCTTAAAGCCGTGAAGAAACACATTGGTAAAGAAGAATATAAAAGGCATTTCAGAGATTTCATAACTCAAGTGTTCCCGAAGAGCTCTGCATTGTCAGATCCATTGGCTACTCAACAAAAACTAAACCTTGCCCATGATTACACTTTTCTGCTCAACAGTGTGCACCATCAAAAG GACTTGTTGTTCTCGTACAATATTGCAGTGGATAGATCAGATGAAATGAAAAGACTTCTGGGGAAATCTGCTGCAAGTGTTGGTCTTAAGATTCCTGatgtctatcaaccttga
- the LOC122657940 gene encoding protein DCL, chloroplastic isoform X2, producing MASFSSSPLLYLSKNPISFNFPPPIVFFLPCNRHVPSLHLRSCALKTGSDGGSVRSRDGYNSELLRKPVMSPIDDDAGSAKAAVSDSDVGEPAEEGKKGYNQSEEDEWVDWEDRILQDTVPLVGFVRMILHSGRYGSGDKLSPEHEKTIVERLLPYHPEVEKKIGCGIDYITLFIFDRLDIILNLRVLVACS from the exons ATGGCTTCTTTCTCTAGTTCACCACTTCTTTACCTGTCGAAAAACCCTATTTCTTTTAACTTCCCGCCTCCAATAGTCTTCTTTCTTCCCTGTAATCGTCATGTGCCCTCGCTTCACCTGCGTTCCTGTGCCCTAAAAACTGGGTCGGACGGAGGCAGTGTTAGGAGCCGAGATGGTTACAATTCAGAGTTATTGAGAAAGCCCGTCATGTCGCCGATAGATGACGATGCTGGTTCTGCGAAGGCAGCCGTTTCGGATAGTGACGTCGGGGAACCTgctgaagaaggaaagaagggttACAATCAGTCGGAAGAAGATGAATGGGTTGATTGGGAAGATCGAATTTTGCAGGACACTGTGCCGCTTGTTGGTTTCGTCAGGATGATCCTTCACTCTGGAAG ATACGGAAGTGGTGACAAACTGAGTCCTGAGCATGAGAAGACAATTGTAGAGAGGTTACTTCCTTATCATCCTGAGGTTGAGAAAAAGATAGGATGTGGAATCGACTACATAACA TTGTTCATCTTTGACAGATTGGATATCATCCTGAATTTGAGAGTTCTCGTTGCTTGTTCATAG
- the LOC122657940 gene encoding protein DCL, chloroplastic isoform X1, with product MASFSSSPLLYLSKNPISFNFPPPIVFFLPCNRHVPSLHLRSCALKTGSDGGSVRSRDGYNSELLRKPVMSPIDDDAGSAKAAVSDSDVGEPAEEGKKGYNQSEEDEWVDWEDRILQDTVPLVGFVRMILHSGRYGSGDKLSPEHEKTIVERLLPYHPEVEKKIGCGIDYITIGYHPEFESSRCLFIVRKDGELIDFSFWKCIKGLIRKNYPLYAENFILRHFRRRRSKE from the exons ATGGCTTCTTTCTCTAGTTCACCACTTCTTTACCTGTCGAAAAACCCTATTTCTTTTAACTTCCCGCCTCCAATAGTCTTCTTTCTTCCCTGTAATCGTCATGTGCCCTCGCTTCACCTGCGTTCCTGTGCCCTAAAAACTGGGTCGGACGGAGGCAGTGTTAGGAGCCGAGATGGTTACAATTCAGAGTTATTGAGAAAGCCCGTCATGTCGCCGATAGATGACGATGCTGGTTCTGCGAAGGCAGCCGTTTCGGATAGTGACGTCGGGGAACCTgctgaagaaggaaagaagggttACAATCAGTCGGAAGAAGATGAATGGGTTGATTGGGAAGATCGAATTTTGCAGGACACTGTGCCGCTTGTTGGTTTCGTCAGGATGATCCTTCACTCTGGAAG ATACGGAAGTGGTGACAAACTGAGTCCTGAGCATGAGAAGACAATTGTAGAGAGGTTACTTCCTTATCATCCTGAGGTTGAGAAAAAGATAGGATGTGGAATCGACTACATAACA ATTGGATATCATCCTGAATTTGAGAGTTCTCGTTGCTTGTTCATAGTCCGCAAGGATGGAGAGTTGATAGATTTCTCATTCTGGAAGTGCATAAAAGGTTTGATCAGGAAAAACTATCCTTTGTATGCGGAGAATTTCATCCTTAGACATTTTCGACGGCGTAGATCCAAAGAATGA